The Akkermansiaceae bacterium genome segment GGTGCGCCTCCGGAACTTGGAGAAGCACCTCACCTGCCTTCTGGAAACCTGGCCCCGCCGGAAAGAGGTCGAGGCGATCATGGGCCTGAGGGGATTCGATATCACCGGTGCCATGATCATTGTCTCGGAAATCGGAGATTTCACGCGATTCAGCCATCCCAAGCACCTGGCCAGCTATCTGGGCCTCGTCCCCGCTGAAAATAGCAGCGGAACCAAGCGACGACAGGGACCAATCACCAAATGCGGCAAATCCCATGTGCGCTGGATACTTGTCCAGGCAGCCAGGATCTACCGCACCGACAAGAAGATCAGCGGCCGTCTGCTTAGAAGGCAGAAGCATCTTCCCCGCGAACTCAAGGAATTCTCATGGAAGGCACAAGATAGGTTGTGCACCCGTTACCAAGCGCTGCTGCGACGATCAAAGCCCTCCCGCGAAGTCGACGTCGCCGTCGGAAGGGAACTGAGCAGGGTCATCTGGGAACTCATCGTAAAAGTCCTTCCAGCGGTCCCCGCCCCTGACTAATAAGCTCCACTCCACCAACCCCACCATCAAAAATGATCCGTGGCGGGCTGAAATACCGTGGCCAGGCCGGCTACCCGTAAACGCTTGAGAGTCGATGGCTCGCCGCCACGATGTGCTCGGGACACATGATCTGGGAAACGGCCTCCAATGGAAAAACATGCGGTTCAGCCCGCGGATATCAGCCTGCTCGTCCGAGTCCGGACAGCGAAAAAACACGAACTGAGTATTTCGGTCCGCCCCGGTTCATAGCGATTCCGCCATCGGATTTCCCCAGGATTCCCGGAGGTGGCACTACGCACCCATCCCCAATCCGACAACATATCAGCGTTTGGATCTGTTGACGCCGACGGCGGCACCGACGACGCGATCTTCCCTTGCAGCATGTCCGTTCACCATGTAGAAATGCATTGTCCAGCCAGACTCAACGCACAATGCGGACGAGTAGGGATAGGATAAAAAATAATGGATAAGACCGCCAAACCGAGGCGCTGTCCTAGAACAGCCCTTCTGTTGGCCCGACTGCTGGAGATCCTGCGGAAACGCCAGAATCTCCAATAGGATAAAATGGAAATCGGAGACGGTGCCGCCGCGATCCATCGGGAAAACAGAAGTGGAGCGGAGGGTGAGATTGCCTGAAGTCCGGAGACGGCGATGCCCTGGTGGGCATCATCACCCGATCACCCTTGATCCCGGACCTCGGCATGATAAACCAGTCCCCCGTACTCCAGGCACCGAGCACGGGGGATCCTTATGGAGATTGTATCGAATGGCGCGTGCGACGTCCACGGTGCAGAAGGTGCCGTCGCCGAGCAGGACGTCGTTTTCATGGACATGATCGAGCAGACGCGGGGCGGAGGTGGTGTCGTGCGCGGTGTGCGGGCAGGTGACGAAGCCCTCCCGGCCGCCATGGATGAGGTTATGCACGTCGGCGATGCCCGATGGCTTTGAGACGTGCCCGTGCCAGAGGTCGCAAGGGCGGGCGTGGCGGTCCAGGGAGGTGTTGATTCTGGCGAGGATGGCGGCAAGGAAGTCGATGCGGATGCGCTTGCGGGCCTAGCGGAAGCCGCTGCTGTCTCCCGTGGGCACAAGGCAGCCCCGCGGGCCTCGACCATGCTTGGATGAGGCTCAGGGCCTTGGAGCAGGAGGCGTTGGCCTCGAGGGTCGGGGCGAGCCAGGCCTAGAAGACGGGAATGTGGCCGAAGTGGCGGTTGCGGGCTGTCGGGTCGATCTCGTGCAGCAGGAAGCCGGGAAGGAAGGGTTCGAAGAGCAGGGCGTAACTGCGGATGTGAAAGATTACGAACTGGGAGAGCAGAGGTTCACTTCGGATCATACGCGCCCGCGAAAAGTGGCCGAAAAATGGCCGAAAGCCTCCTCCCGGACACGAAAAAGGCCACCTTTTCAGGTGGCCTATCTCATTGCTTCCCAACGGATGGTGCTCGAAAGAGGACTCGAACCTCCACGGGTCTCCCCACTAGATCCTTAGTGGAATGAGGTTCATTTAAAGGATTGATGCTCAGTTCATAAAAATACACAATGTACATCATGGACCGGATGTTCTCGACTTTTAAGTGCGATAAATACACAAAATTCCGGGGTGCCGAGGACTCCAAAATTCCAAGTAAGCAACACCACGCGTGGGTGGCTTCTTCACGTGCCTGCGAGCATTTCTGACACAGGGAAGCTGCAGCGCCGTTATTTCAAAACGAGGGACGCAGCCCTCGCCGAGGCCTCGGCGTTGCGGAGTAACTACAAGGCGCATGGAGAGAACGCGACCGTCCTGCCGCCGCGTATTGCTGACCAAGCGCTGACTGCGGTAAAGTTGCTACAAGGCACGGGGGGTAGCCTCGTCGATGCCGCACGCGCATTCCGCAAAGTGTGGGAAGCCAAGAAGAGCAGCCAGCAGTTTGGGAAAGCGGTGGAGACCTATCTCTCCGTACGCGAGGATCTGCGAAAGAGCACCCTCGACAGCTACAAATACACTCTGGAGAAAGTCGCGAAACCGCTCAACGAGCGGATCCTAGCCGATCTCAAAACATCGGATTTTGAAGAACTACTCAAGAACAAGGGGCCAACAGCCGTCCGGATGCATCGTGCAAATCTCCGGGCTTTCTGGCGCTGGGCAGCAAAGGCACCACGGGAATGGTGCGATACCGGAGTTCTGGAGGCGCTGGAGGTTGGACGCACCTCCGATGACTCGGATATTCAGATTCTCAAACCCGGTGACGCAGAAGCACTGCTTCGTGCTGCCGAAGCGGAGGGTGCAGGAGCAGCTGCGGCATACGCTATCGCGATCTTTGGTGGCGTCCGCATGGCGGAACTGGAAAGGCTGACTTGGGCAAATGTCCACCGGGAGCACATTGAAATCGGCAGGGATGTCGCCAAGAAACATAGTCGGCGTCTGGTTCCGCTCTGCGCAGTCCTGAAAGCTTGGTTGAAATCCTGCCGACAGGACGCAGAACCCGATCAACTCATTGTGCCAGCCAACTGGCCGGATGTATCGAAATCCGTCCGGCGACGAGCTGGCTGGAATGTTGCGGCACGCCTGCTAAAAAACCCGCCGGAACCGACACGGGGGCCGTGGCCGGCGAACGCATGCCGCCATACCTGCGCCAGCGTTCAGGTTGCGATAGGCACTCCTCTTGAAAAACTGATCTTCGCGTTCGGACATAGCGGTGGTCACGACATGCTCAGAAAGCACTATGTATCACGTCTGACCCCGAGAGACGCGCGCAAGATCCTATCGATCAGACCAGCAACAATCAAAACCGCATGAACCCCGCAGTAACGATGGATCCGAGGATCGGCCTCCGCCGCGCCATTGGCGCATACCGCCCGGCAAATCGATGAGTAGAGCGCGCACATGCCTGCCAAAGCGCCAACTTCAACATCCTAGCCATGAGCACCATACGCCCCCTAAAGCCTTGGAGTGAAGCAGCCGCCAGGCTGATTCGCGCCGTGAGGGTCGCTTCCCTTGAGGAGCTGAGGAGCCCCATCGAAAAGGAGCTCGGCCTCAACAATGAGGAAATCCTCCCAGACCTGTCCGATCACGTCAATGACTTGAAACTACTCGCCATGCTTGGGTATCCGGGCGCAATCCGGTCGCTGGTCTCCGTCGCCAGGGGCATTTCGACCTTCCTCGCAACGCTGCCACCGCACGCCGAAGAGTGTACTGGCGATGCCAGCAACAGTGTGCCGGCGCATGACAACTCACCCAAAACGCAGAAAGATCAGTGGTCAGAGATCAATCAAGCTGCCGCCGATCTCTATGATTTGGTCATAGAACACTACGATTCCTGCAAAGCCGAATTTCACGAGGTCCAGACACGGCTGCCTGAGTCCCGCTTTTCATTCCCATTGGAGATTTTGCTTGGAAGAAGCGAACCGCTCGATCCGCCTTTAGCACTAGTGGCAGATTTTTGCGACAGATTGCTTCAGCGGCGGTTCGATTCCGAGATCAAAAGGCAAATGAAAACACAAGTTACAGGAGCTTGGGATTGGCCGGTGCTCGTCTCGGCTCAGGATTACAAGGGCAACCGAAGACTGAAGGACTGTTTCCCCAAACTGAACATCGGCGAATCGATACCCATCAACATTTTCTCAGGCACGGTAACCGGAACCCCAAAAGAACTTGCGATGAGCATTTTCATAGAGCTTGAAAGGGAACGGACCGCGCCTCGCTCGAAGTCGCATATCGAGGAGTTCAGGCGCGACGAGGAGAACAACGTCCCCGCACCACTCAAAGAGATGATCAAGCAAGCAGGCCGTAACGGAGCCGCACCCCAATACTATTCCGGGGCCGCTCGATCGATATGGGACATTCGTAACATCTGGATCAGGAAAGCCGCGCTACTTCCTGAACTATGCGCCGAAACAGTCTCACAATGGGTGGACGCTGCATATGCCAGAGCTGTTTCGGTCTGTGGTGGCGACCTGGAAAAATACGAGTGGATTGATTGCATTAGCGACAAAATTAGGAGCGTGGGTTCGGTGGATGCCGCATTGAGACGCGTAATTACTGAAGGATTTCGAGTGATCGCCAAGGACTAAACTGAACACTAAAATTCGGGCAAGAGCGGATACACATCGGTCGGGACTGTTACCAGCCGGGTTAGCCGACCGCATCACAAGGTTTTCTGCGTCAAGAAAAAAACCTGACGAAAGCGACGGGGCAAACCCTCAGGGTGTCTCCGGGACACCTCTCCGGCATGCTCCTATGTTCTTCTCATGCGCAAGCAGCAGAACATACGGAACACACAGCACTCGGACAGTCTCGAAGCCGGGGGGAAACCTATCATGGAACACGTCAATGCCGATTCTATCGGAGCAACCTATGGCGTGTCCGGGCGCTACGTATTGAAATTGGCAGCAGAGGGACGGATCCCGTGTCTGCGGATCGGGAAAAAATGTGTCCGATTTGATCCCCAAGCCGTGGCATCAGCTCTGGAGGAGTCCCGCATCACGATCACCAACCCTAACGAGAAACCATCTTAGCCACACCTCCGGTCGGAGGCGTGGCTACGCAACGAACCTCCCCGGGTCGTTAAAATGAAAACAACAACACCCTGCCTCCCCGAGGACGACAACGACGGCCATCACTTCAGTGACGGGGAAACCAGTCATCAGCTTGGCGAACAAAAAAACGACGGCACCGAGCTGACGGTGCCGTCTGTGGAAGGGAGCCGCGTCGACGAAAACCAGCCCGCAACCGCAGTGGATGATACCAGAACTCCCGAGGCCGTCACGCCCAAACAACGTGATATTTTCGATGATTTGGCCGCCTTTGGCCGCCCGATCGACGAAATCGTCCCTTCGGAGAAACTGTTGACCTCACTGTCAGTTCGTAAGCCTAAACGTGATGAGTGGGTCCGAGTTCACCCTACGATTCACGTCCGTGCCTACATCTACGAGGCACGCGATGAAAATGCGCATTACATCGTGATGCCAGCAGTGGTGGAACTGTTGCTGGACGTGGTCCGCTATGTGCAGCTGAGTCTGGCGGTGAACTACTCCGGTGGCACTTTCGTCTGGCCGGTTTCGGTGCCGACCGAGCGCAAACCTCATCGCGCTCACATCACCGCGTTCGCCGGTGCAGAGAGGGCCATGCGCGAATGGATCCGCATCTCGTGGGGCAGAGAGGAATACGAGATCTATCGCCGTTCGTCCGCCAAGACCGAACCGGTATGGCCGGACGAGATCACCAGCGCCAGCGAGATGCTCCGTTTCGCGGCGAAGGCAGGCGGGGTCGAAATCATCGACTCGCTGGACCACCCGGTCGTGCGTGCGCTCCAAGGCCGTGACTAACGAGGAATACCTGCCGACCCGCCACGATGGCGGGGTCGGCAATCCTACAACGATCATGAATACCTACTTCATTGATTTCGAGTTCCTCAGTCTCTCAGGAAGTAATCCACGCCCCTGGTGTGTCGCCTACCACTGTCTGGAAACTGAAGAAGAGGGCGTCGTCTGGCTGGACGGTCGGAATGTCCCCAGTCCCTTTCCGGTCGATTTCCGTATGATCGCCCACTATGCACTAGCGGAGTTGGGATGTTTTCTCGCGCTCGGATGGGGACTACCAAGGGAGGTCATCGACACCCTGCCGGAGGCAAGGGTCGCTCGTGGACAAGTCCCCAACGCCGGCGGTTCCTGGGGTCTGCTTGCTGTTGCACGCCAACTCGGCATTGCCACAATGAGTTCCGACCACAAGGAGGACATGCGTCAGCTAGCCATGGGGGACGAGATTCCTGAAACCAGTCGCGAGGATCTGATGCGCTACTGCCTGGACGATGTCCGCACTGGTCTTGCCATATGGCAGGCACTCGCGCCCCGGGTGAACATTGGCGAGGCCGTCGTTCGCGGACGCTACCTAAAGACCCTCGCATACGTCGA includes the following:
- a CDS encoding tyrosine-type recombinase/integrase, giving the protein MPASISDTGKLQRRYFKTRDAALAEASALRSNYKAHGENATVLPPRIADQALTAVKLLQGTGGSLVDAARAFRKVWEAKKSSQQFGKAVETYLSVREDLRKSTLDSYKYTLEKVAKPLNERILADLKTSDFEELLKNKGPTAVRMHRANLRAFWRWAAKAPREWCDTGVLEALEVGRTSDDSDIQILKPGDAEALLRAAEAEGAGAAAAYAIAIFGGVRMAELERLTWANVHREHIEIGRDVAKKHSRRLVPLCAVLKAWLKSCRQDAEPDQLIVPANWPDVSKSVRRRAGWNVAARLLKNPPEPTRGPWPANACRHTCASVQVAIGTPLEKLIFAFGHSGGHDMLRKHYVSRLTPRDARKILSIRPATIKTA